The nucleotide sequence CCGGCACACCGAGCCAAGACGGAGCAAGCATGTACATACATTCAAAAGCACAACCAACGGAACATGCCCATGCTCTGGAAACGAGCACCCGAAATTCGCAGCATAGATGAAAGCTTCAGTCTCCGTGTTAGGTTGTATTGCCTCGAGTTGAAAAAAATAGCGGCTATTTTTTAGTCATCTTACAACCCACGATATTTATTATGCCGCACATGGTGACGTTGGCCATATACCTTGCTTACAGTGGCGGCTGAGCGAAGACATCCAGCTTTTGTTCTTGAATAGGGAGAGAGAGCCGCCAACTTTCTAATTCATCCACTGACATGTAAAGTAGCTCCCAAGTAAGTCATGTAGACAAAATCTTATCCAACATAAGCATGTCGAAGTACTACCATGTTTGTGCCCCAAAGTATAGTAACTGACGTGTTGAACAATTCAGCTTCAAAGGTGACACAGGCCTTGCATATCATCAAGAGCGTCAAGACACGAAAAACCTAAAGCAGGCAACACACTTGTTTCATCCCATGTACTGCAGTCAAGTCGTGCATGAGGAACCTCGAGAAATAAGACCCAACCAAGACATTGGACGAAGCGTGATGGCTGGcgggagaagaaaagacagaaaaaaaaaaaaaaaaaaaaaaggagctaAGGTGAGTAAGGAGCCAGGGGAAACATAGTGTCAGAGAATATCGGTCAGAGGTAAGAGAGTGTGTGGGGATGCGTGCTTGGGTTGCAATGCGGCTAAATCCATGTCCGGAGTTGGAAGCTTGGCGTCTTGTGCTTGAAGGTGGTACGGATTCCCTGCTAGTTAGtgggtgggggggggggggggggtattTGGCTTGCTTGGGTTCTGAAGCATACCTCAGGCAGTAAGTAAAGTACTGAAAACATAAGACATGCCACGTATTGGAGCCCAATTTTCAATGTGTTATCAGTTCGCTGTTGTATGTCTGCCGAGAAAACAACTTGGAgcccacaaaaaaaaaaaaaacatacggCTTTGTTGCGAGAGAATCGCATGTTATAGTTCTCGATGCTATATGTATGTAGTATGTTCGTGGTGACCCTGCGGTGTACCGTAAGGTCTGGTGGATGCGAAAACAATATGGATTTTTATCAGGAGCCCGGTGGGTACAGGCGGGTCATGCACCCACAAGATACCATGGATATCGTATGCGTGTTCATGAACTACAGTATGTTGCCTGAACTTCGTACCCATTCCTCCTTCAAGTTGGTACGCTGTAGGCAGCTAGTTAGCTTTAGCTACCTTGGATAAGACACATATCTCATCCAAAGCTTCCCTGCTCTTGACAATGAATACCAACCTTGATGTTGTTGTATGAATCAAGAACAAACCCTATTTCTGCTAGTAGTACAGTACATGTTGTAGTCTTGAACTTTTGGATACCTAATGTTGGACCCTACAACGACTTTTTGTAAACCTCGTGGTGTTTGTTCGGCCGCTTTCTTCCGTCAGCTGTCATGGGAATTATTCATAGTGGAGTGGATAGAGCTCGCAGGTTGCTTGGAATCTCACATATATTAGTTAGTACCTGTACGTTCTTTATTGGGCGGTCATATTGGCTGCAGCCCTGGTAGAAGCTGGAGCTGGAGATGCTTTCCCTGCACTCCAGGTTTCACTCTACGGGGTTTGGTGCTATACTAGTAGTGAAGTGGTGCGAGGTACGAAACAAGGGAGTACAGTGGGAACAAGTGCGCCATAGGCAAGGCACAGTGCAGGGGTACATACCTACAGTAGCAGAGCTACCCTAGCTTGCCCTGGCAGAGTGGTGCTGGGAAGTGCGTGCATGCGACCCACAACTCTAACGGTTTGTTGCGCACGCCGCACTCACCTCGGTGGACTTCCAGTGAGGTGGTATCACAGTGTCCACTTCCTTACTTTATCgcacttttttcttttgattTTTGCTCCTGCGATCCAGTTCGTtcgaaaaaagcaaaaaaagacaaattgCGTCAATTCCAATTCAATCGAATCATTACAACCAATACACGCGCGCCTTGGATACGCAATATGGAAATACAAAATAAACCAACCATTGGCAACGCTGCTTACTCAAACCAAGAAATCCCTTGCCTTTTTGAGCACTAGTCTGTACCTTACTATAGCTACTGAACGGCATTGCTTTCGGCAAAGGGTGGAGAGATCGCCGCCGGACTCACTTCTTTCAGCCGGCGACTCTATGGAGCACACCATCATGTGCTCGGCATAGAAGGAAGGGCTGGGCCATAGCCAAACAAGGATTGATTGGGTGGAGAGAACTCCGTTGGAAGCCCTGAATCTGGGGGTTGTATTTCCGTCCATCACCATCCATCCCATTCAACATTCATTGGTCTGTCTGGCGGAGCATACAAGCCGCGATTCGTGCCCTTGCAGCAGCCCAGCAAAgaacagaagaagaaaaaacgagGCTAACGAATGGAAGGGCGATAGGGAACGCTTTCAATGTCATGTCAGTACCGGTACATGGTAAGCGCAAACCAGCCCCAAATGGGTTGCAGCGGCAGaaggcaaacaaacaaaccaaaaaaaaaaaaaacagcatcGCGTGTGACATTTGTCAAGATTATGCGCCCTTCTGCTGCACATTGACCAGTTGTTTACCCTGATCACGCTGATGAACACCGTGATACCTGAAGCAAACCATCCAAACATCAGACATTAATGCATGCAGACCACGGATGCAAGGAGGCAGGCTGCTACACATGACAAAATATAGTAATCCCCTTAACACTTCCAACTGACACCAAATCGATCGAACGCAAAAGCATGTACCACCTATTTAAACACATAATCGAAACATACTTCGTATATATCCATGTACTTACTTGATCGATCTGCCCACTGCCCGCCAGATGCCAGCCTTTTCCATACCTCAGTACCGAAGTAAGGCATTACTAAtcattacctacctactaggTACCCAACCAGGTTCACAGTAACCCCCCGAATTGCTCCCAGCATCGAATACCAAGATTAGCCTATAGCTGCTACCACCAAAAGCTGTCAGTTGCTGGCCGATGGTTGGGACTACGTAGTATTGCGGATGATGCCCTACCTTGGACTTGGCTCCGTTTGCGGAGACCGGCCACCAATGACCACCCCTTGTCATTCACCTCGTCTGTTTGATTCTTGTTTGGGGGGCAACCCCCCTTGCTCGCCACAGTCATGCATGCTTCCCTTCTCAAACCCTGCAGCAAACATCCTCCGGCCCTTGATCTTGATTGGAGATGCATCTTCATAAGGTCTACTGATACAGGTCAATCTAGAGCTCTACCTATGCTCCCAAGTCCGCTTGGCCGCCGCACCTGGTACTAAATATTGTGTCGGGAGGTACCATGGTGCTACGTAATTCGGCGTTGGAGCGACAAATGCTTTTTTTGATATTTTATTCATAATTCCCAATCAGGAAACACTCGACCACGTCTTATCCCAACTCGACGGGTCAAAAAGACTGTTGATActtactgtactgtacatacAAGCAAAAGTAATCGACAACTGACCGGATCAAGGTGAATGAGCAAACGAAATCCTATGTGGGCACGTTCACCTATGACCCCATCAACGGTCATACCCCCTGGCTGGTCACTTGGTAGCACGTTGGTGAGCTTTGCGCTCCGTCCGATAATGTGCAACATTCAGTGCCATGTTCTTTACTCGATGTGGCAGTATTGGGCACAAGTCTACTCACAACGACACGGCTCTCCTACAACCCTTAAGTCCACCGCAGATACCAAAATACATCCCTGACCCTGCCACTTATTAACCTACTAGCGCCTATACTACGCATGTTTGACACAAACAACCAGCAACCTACAACAGGCACTGCCCATAGGgagggacaaaaaaagagcccACACTTCGCAGTCCATACCTACCAGGACACCCAAGCACCGCTTCAACATCCCCCCACCACCCACTGTTTGCTCTGCCACTTTAGACTGACCCAACCCTTCCCCTCACTGCTACCCAACCTGTCCACTTGAGCTCACTTTTTTCTTGCATTACCAAATGGTTCGTCCATCCTGTCCTTTCTTGATCCAATATATCGCGCGCACCGTAGCGCCCGTCTGCATTCCGCAAACCTAAGCAACTCTACCCGCCGTCGTTACTGGTCCAAAAGACGTTATTTTTGCAAGCTTTGACTCGAACAGCTGAAGTATATGCATCCCATCAGCTAGCAAGAGCTCTTCCGTCTACTGgagtatacctacctaccgtcAGTTGGAAGTCatctttccctttttttttaaaaaaaaaaacaaaacaaaaagaaacaggCTTCACCCAGACACATCGCGTGCGCGCTACTAGAGCCGGTCAGTCTTTGTTCCTGGATGCGCGCACGTTACTACGGGCCAGAAAAAAATACTAGACTTCATATCTGCTCTCCTTCTCTTCTAGAGCGCATGTGCGTCATGTATCCAAACTAGCTTCTTTCGTCCTTCATAACCAAACCAAATAGATCTCTACCAGTACCAGAAGGCTGACCAGCAGCCAAGTCCATGGCGCGCATAACAGAAAGAGCAGAAATCAAGTCTCGCTAAGAGACGAAACGCGCCCGCTACCCAcaccacttttttttcttttctctctttctttttctggaaTCATGTCGAAACTCTTCATTGGGTGAGATCACGGCCACTTTCCCGTTGCTCAACAGCCTTGTTCTAGTCAGGCTTATTCCCCTTTTCAAAAGGAGTAATGCTGACAGTCTGGGTTGGAAGCGGCCTTGCCTGGCACACGGAAGAAGGTACTCTGCGACAGAAGTTTGAGGAGTACGGCGTCGTAGAAGAGGCTGTAAGTCTAACCTCGGGACCGACGGGAAGAGTAGGGGGCTCTCTCAGTTTCCCTGTGACAGCTTTTCGGCTGACATGAGAGCGTTTGGGGGTGTTTAGGTTGTCGTCAAAGACCGAGATACAGGTCGCAGCCGAGGATTTGGCTTCGTGCGATATACCAACGAAGATGATGCGCAAAAAGCCATCACAGCAATGAACAACGTCGAGTAAGCTCAAGTCCCAAAGGACAATGGCtttccaaaaagaaaaaaagaaaagatttTCGCCTCTCTTTTGTCTTTCTTGTCTCTTCCTGACCACAGACTCAATGTAGGTTCGACGGACGGACGATACGTGTCGACAAGGCCTCCGACACTGGCCCAaggggcggtggtggtggtttcCGAGGCGGCTACGGTGGCAGGGGTGGCTATGCGTCCCCGCAGATGCACCCGATGCCGTACGGGATGCACCCCCAACAACAGTACGGTGCTCCGCAGATGTACCCCCAACCTTATGGTCGCGGAGGCTACCCGCAGCAGATGCCAGGTTACGGAGCTCCACCAGCACAGAGTAAGTAGAGACCGACAGATTTGGAAGGGGCTGTAGTGTTCTTTTCCCTTTGTATACGATGGAGAGAGGAAACGACTATTGACATGAAAGCCATGTGCATAGCTTGGCAAGCCGCAGCTGGCCACCCTGGATATTACCCTGACCCCTCCGGTCAAATACCCCCCCAACAACAGATGCCCCCGCAAAACCCTCAGGGCGGGCCCTACTGAGAGAAAGCAAAACGGGTTATCAGGGAGGGAGGGGGAAGTTATCTTGGAAGAGTATCCCACGACAACCAACTTGAAAGGCGACCCCATTCCAATAGCAAGGGGTTAACGACGGTACGAAGCTTGGCAGCAGCCAAAGAACCCGGAGAGGGGCCGTGTCGTTTTCTATATTAACTGTTACTGGATGGGATCATTCAGGGGGTTCCGTCCTGTTTGTTGTTGGCGATTCTTTGCGGTGTTAGTGCGCGACCGATACCCAACCCCCTTTTATGCCCCCCGACCATGGAGGGCACGGTGGACAATCCATATGAATTTATACAAAAATCATGAAAATGAAACTTCATCTGAGCTGGCTCTTGTTCTGCATTGAAAAGAATGGATTGGCTATGGGACTCTCTGTTGGGCCGAGCCTTCCACGTCCGTGTCTTTGAGGCTTCTATTGACTTCAGCGCAACTGCAAGATCCGCACGCCCATGCTGGATCGAGTGTTTATGTGCTTCTATACTTGTAAAGGTGACGGCACGGTACTGAAATTTGCCAAGATCTAGCCCTGCAAAGTCGTCAGTGACAGAGAGCCGGCATGTGTCAATCCTATATCGACGCAAGGCGTTGAGCCTGAGGAAAGCAGCTCTGCTAGCTGGCTTTCTCAGCCTCTTCTTTCTCCTCGGCTCTGTGGACTTTGCGGAAGTCGGATTGTTGCGATGCTGTGTCGACCTGAGCCGCAGAGTCAGTCTGCATGGCACGAACACGCCTCGACAGGTCGGCGACATGCTCATCCCCGCTCTCCGGTCCCAGCTGGTTCAAAGCATCGTCCAGGGACAGTAGGTAGTCCCTATTCAGTCCGCTGGGTCCCTCGGAGCGGTGAATATGCTCGGCGAGGGCCTGCGGGTCCTGAGGTCCCACGAACTGGGGGTTGTCGGGGGTGCCGATGTAGACTAAGGTCCTGATTGGGGCGGACCTGTCTGCTGGGTGGAAGGGCGTGTAGTGGATGGTGTAGCCGTTGATCTCTCGAATGTCAAGATAGTCCTTAACCTCGTCCACCTTGTCGGCCTTGATGCGGTAAGCAACACCCCAGACGCGATCAGGAGCATCCTCATGGTGATCAGTCAAGGTCTCCCAGAAGGAGCGCTCCAGCAGCGTGACGACACGTCCAGGCTTCTCTGGTGTTCCTCTGTGGTCCTCGCTGGGAAAGGGCAAAGGTGGTTGGTTAGTGGTGAGAGACTCGTTTAAAGTGTAGTGACATAATGAGTCTCTTCATCTCAGCACTTGCTCCGAGATCAGAGATTGGGGATAATATTCTTCGTTGCACAGCAATATTCGTACCTTGCCTATTATCATGGTTAGCCCATCAAGCTTTGAAATATGCAATATGTTTTGTGAAAACAGTTCGTGATATACTGCAGACATGGAAACAAGCTAGCTCGTCCATGATTATATACGCATGTCAATATAAGGCTGCAGTGCACATACCTGCCAAAATCGTCTGACATAGCCCGTCACCCAACCGGGTATTCTGCAGTCTTTGGAACCGTGTTAGCTGTTTCCATATCGACTTTTAGCTAGGTTCGGCCGAGAGACCGAGTGGCCAGGAGGCTAGTACCGAAATGAGGGGGAGGTTTCCAAATTAAACTCCTAGAAAAGACAACAAGCAGCACATTAGAATTATTGGacaaaaaataacaacaacaaaaagccAGTCCCAACACTTCTTTAGTCTTGGCCCGCGGCTAggggtttttgttgttttatattctttttttggttagCATACCCATAACCAAAAATCCAAAACTCCCCATCATCATCCGGTAGGGGCTTTCCACACGCGTCCATGATCGCCAGGACGGCAAGGCTGATCCGCTCTAGATAGGTATTGTACACCGATACACCGGATCCAGCCGGATATTACCGCGAGATTTGGGATTAAACTGTCCTGTTGTTATATGTTCGGATTTGTCCTTTTCTGTTTCGCAAATACCGGATCTGGGTGGTGCAGATCTACTTGGCGGGGGTTTGGATTCCTAAGGTGGTGTAAGCGAGTACAGTAATCATGGTCTGGACACCTTTACCCGAGTTAAGATTGCGCTTTTCTGCAGGCAGTCGAAGGGTTCGGTTCCAGTGATCCTCTCAGGTATTACTGCCTTGGTGCACGCTGTGAAACTGCGGGGCGCGGCCACACAACGGGTGGGGACCTCAGTTGGGCCATTGTCCCTCGTGCCGGTGCCGGGTTGCACCCGGAGCCGCAACTTTTTGCTAGCGTACACTAGGGGGTTGATGATCACGCAGCTGAATGGATCACGGAGGGAAGACGGAACTCCTGAATTATGAAAATCAGAATCAGAAATCGAATCAGGACCATCGACAACCAGCCGCGGATGCCCCTTGGCTGCATACCGCCTGAGCCGGCAGAAACAAGATGAGGGAAAAGCCATTCCAAAGGCGCTTACTCGCAGCTGCATCAGGCGCTTTCATGACCAGGCTAGACTCATGGAGTATGATGGTGTTGGCTGTTGTTGGTGTTCTATGCTGTAGGCCGAAATTATAGGCCTGGCAAAAAATCTAGATAGACCTTGAATGAGGCCAAATAAGCGCCCATATTACTATAGCTGCAgccgattgaccaagaaatgtTTCTTATCCTGTTCTGTGAGGTCAGCATGTTTAATTTCCATGGATCTCTTGGTTTGTTTTAATAGCTTACTTTGGGTAAGGTCAGGAACGTGTCCAGGTTGCGACCCGCGTTTTCTTCGTAAGGCAGGGCCGCAACTAGGTCTAGCACAATTGCCTGTGGGGTTGTTGTTGCCCTGCAGCAGTgcagaagcaaaagaagacCCCTGGAAACCGTTGCAGACATGGGCGTATCGCCCCGCACCCACGACGTTGGGTCCTGTCAGGTCACCTCAACAGCAGCCAATTTGCGCAAAGATTCGGCGCGAACCCCTCCATCCTATCCGTCGGATATCCACAGCTTTGACATCGCACAAGGCGCCCCAAGCTCGTTGATTACGACGCCCTTCTTGTCCCTTGTCTCGGTTTCTACTTCTTATTACGTCCTCTTTACCTTTCGTCGATACATTTGAAAGTTTGTTTTGACTTGTAGCAGCTCTTTTTGCTCCAATTAATTTCCCGCGGCGAAAAAGCATCCAGTTCCAAATTATCATATCCTTCGACCGGTACCCCATCCGTCTCTTGGTTGCGCGCCTGTGCGACACGGAGTGACCGTTGTGCAAGTCGATTTTCAAAACAACAACACAAGACTCTAAAAATATGGCGTACAACCGACCCTACAACCCGGACGAGCTTCCCAGGTAAGCCCTTCATGTAGCATAATGGCAACCACCGACGCTACGCGACAATTGCCCCGGAACGCAAGTTCATCGCACTAACTGAGGACTTGAACCGCCTATTCGCAGGTTCGCCGAGCCCGAATCAGTAAGATAGCACGCTACCTACCTTTTGCGCCTTCGTACTTGTATGATATCGCAAGCACCTCTGCAGCCTTGCTGACAATTGCAACCACTATACAGAAGGGCAGCAACCAGAAACTTCCGTCTCCTTCCCAGGCGAGCCCTCAGTTCCACCAGCCGCAGCACCCACAAAGCCGATATGAGAACAAGCCTGTCCCTCCCCGGCCCGACCAGAGGCCTCTTGGTAGCGCGACACAGCAGCGCCCACCGGTAACAagccgcccgccgccgagtcCCGCACCACCCGAGACCAAAGATGGCAACGATCCCACTCTGAGGCCGCTGTTCAGGGCAGTCGACAAGGACGGTAAGCTTACCCCTTGTGCCAACATGTGGCCGTTCAAGTTAATGGCAGGGAAGGACTATGGGACTGACTCCAAACCTGACAGGCACCGGTCAGCTATCTGAAAAGGAACTCTCCGCGGCCCTCGTCAACGGAGAT is from Pyricularia oryzae 70-15 chromosome 2, whole genome shotgun sequence and encodes:
- a CDS encoding cation transport regulator-like protein 2, which translates into the protein MDACGKPLPDDDGEFWIFGYGSLIWKPPPHFDCRIPGWVTGYVRRFWQASEDHRGTPEKPGRVVTLLERSFWETLTDHHEDAPDRVWGVAYRIKADKVDEVKDYLDIREINGYTIHYTPFHPADRSAPIRTLVYIGTPDNPQFVGPQDPQALAEHIHRSEGPSGLNRDYLLSLDDALNQLGPESGDEHVADLSRRVRAMQTDSAAQVDTASQQSDFRKVHRAEEKEEAEKAS